In Perca flavescens isolate YP-PL-M2 chromosome 7, PFLA_1.0, whole genome shotgun sequence, the following proteins share a genomic window:
- the kiaa2013 gene encoding uncharacterized protein KIAA2013 homolog, which translates to MWLQQRLKGLPGLLSSSWARRVLIGLLLFLIFYWYLGAERRWRLFSGSAMPGGAAGQCLLAEIHRWKSLVERGEGIYSTPQEQLDTPFVSGNGHILIDIDSNKLWVASSSQPGSAPVHQTEYSPRVGVRLEGKRAEAQATMLWFRKGAVLSVRCASPAALQSARDCITIREEFIAHRSRPNVYLQRIHVNNPSDKAASLEVIYSKPSFGSKFSSSVEKLEDREIVLSSGRVPVENNRMVLVVVVTKKLNGRIQVPAKLEYKDNILSVVRTSEPIEPSKLEETFTALRDGAKKELAELLRASVDELVVDHQQAWMDLFISGVEMRKITDSHTPSSRTVNTTLYYILASSWAPLLDRTLTGEDRLRLESSLNYADHCFSGHATMHAENLWPERVSSAAQILQLVTLWTLTLQKRGCKVLVAAGAHGAVQGVALSFGGLQFTENHLQFQADPDVLHNSYALRGIHYNQDLINLAVLLDAVGKPFLHVSVKPQEKPVKLYACEAGCLNEPVELTSEPKGHTFPVMVTQPITPLLYISTDLRHLQDLRHTLHLKAILAHEEHMANRYPGLPFLFWFSVASLITLFHLFLFKLIYNEYCGPGAKPLFRSKVAHKSEDDCCDPRNAA; encoded by the exons ATGTGGCTTCAGCAAAGACTGAAGGGGCTGCCGGGTTTGTTATCAAGCAGCTGGGCGAGAAGAGTCCTCATAGGACTGCTGCTGTTCCTCATCTTCTACTGGTACCTGGGAGCGGAGCGGAGATGGAGGCTCTTCAGCGGCTCGGCCATGCCCGGCGGGGCCGCGGGACAGTGCCTGCTGGCGGAGATCCACAGGTGGAAGTCTCTCGTGGAAAGAGGAGAGGGGATATACAGCACGCCTCAGGAGCAACTAGACACACCTTTTGTATCAG GTAACGGCCATATCCTTATTGACATTGACTCTAACAAACTGTGGGTGGCGTCGTCTTCACAGCCCGGCTCGGCTCCGGTCCACCAGACCGAGTACTCCCCGAGAGTGGGCGTCCGTCTGGAGGGGAAGCGCGCCGAGGCTCAGGCCACCATGCTGTGGTTCCGGAAAGGAGCCGTGCTGTCGGTGCGCTGCGCTTCCCCTGCCGCTCTGCAGTCGGCCCGGGACTGCATCACCATCAGAGAGGAGTTTATCGCGCACAGAAGCAGACCTAACGTCTACCTCCAGCGAATCCACGTCAACAACCCGTCCGACAAGGCCGCCTCCTTGGAAGTCATCTATAGCAAGCCCTCCTTCGGGAGCAAGTTCTCCTCCAGCGTGGAGAAACTGGAGGACCGAGAGATAGTGCTCTCCTCCGGCCGAGTGCCCGTGGAGAATAATCGCATGGTTCTAGTGGTCGTGGTCACCAAGAAGCTGAACGGCAGGATCCAGGTTCCTGCCAAGTtagagtacaaagacaacatcCTGTCAGTGGTGCGGACATCGGAGCCCATCGAGCCCTCCAAGCTGGAGGAGACCTTCACCGCCCTCAGAGACGGAGCCAAGAAGGAGCTGGCCGAGCTGCTGAGGGCCAGCGTGGACGAGCTGGTTGTAGATCACCAGCAGGCCTGGATGGACCTCTTCATTTCAG GCGTTGAAATGCGGAAGATCACCGACTCCCACACCCCGTCGAGCCGCACGGTGAacaccaccctctactacatcCTGGCCTCCTCCTGGGCTCCTCTGCTGGACCGGACTCTTACGGGCGAGGACCGCTTGCGCCTCGAGTCCAGCCTGAACTACGCGGACCACTGCTTCAGCGGCCACGCCACCATGCACGCCGAGAACCTGTGGCCCGAGCGCGTGAGCAGCGCCgcccagatcctgcagctggtCACGCTGTGGACCCTGACCCTGCAGAAGAGAGGCTGCAAGGTCCTGGTGGCGGCCGGCGCGCACGGCGCCGTGCAGGGCGTGGCGCTCAGCTTCGGCGGCCTCCAGTTCACCGAGAACCACCTGCAGTTCCAGGCCGACCCGGACGTGCTGCACAACAGCTACGCGCTGCGCGGCATCCACTACAACCAGGACCTGATCAACCTGGCCGTGCTGCTGGACGCCGTGGGGAAGCCCTTCCTGCACGTGTCGGTGAAGCCGCAGGAGAAGCCGGTGAAGCTGTACGCCTGCGAGGCGGGCTGCCTCAACGAGCCCGTGGAGCTGACGTCGGAGCCCAAGGGCCACACCTTCCCCGTGATGGTGACGCAGCCCATCACGCCGCTGCTGTACATCTCCACGGACCTGCGCCACCTGCAGGACCTGCGCCACACGCTGCACCTCAAGGCCATCCTGGCCCACGAGGAGCACATGGCCAACCGGTACCCGGGCCTGCCCTTCCTGTTCTGGTTCAGCGTGGCCTCGCTCATAACGCTCTTCCACCTTTTCCTCTTCAAGCTCATATACAACGAGTACTGTGGGCCCGGCGCCAAGCCCCTCTTCAGGAGCAAG GTCGCCCACAAAAGTGAGGACGACTGCTGTGACCCCAGGAATGCTGCTTGA